One window of the Candidatus Zixiibacteriota bacterium genome contains the following:
- a CDS encoding putative Group 1 glycosyl transferase (Evidence 3 : Putative function from multiple computational evidences), giving the protein MAEKYRRVLLVSYYFPPLGMGGVGRPLGLFKYLPRFGFDVTVLTVKKILYPEYDHSLLEDREDPRIVRTGSYDPARMLYLLGVRTGREGWGRGRARSRYFPDSKIGWKRFVVRKAKRLIAESKFDAIITTSPPITAHLAGLELKDKFGLPWIADFRDLWFSRPIEEVYGEIKLVEKARELKDRILKAADEIVVVNNDIKKYLGKGTVITNGADPGLIDVWRSAKTHPINKFMIGVLGTINNLCPIEPLFKALAILGNEKGPTDKEIYIIHAGHYDKSMMADLQAKYGLHDRVDLKGYLPRKEAIKTLAEADLLYLGVGGFAGPDILPGRIFDYLISGKPILGVAPEKSDAAKLIREYDQGKVIAADDLEGIASFIKGFRKDNGAEHNFAVKEAADLTRYTSLAMAEKYADILGHIIR; this is encoded by the coding sequence TTGGCCGAAAAGTATAGAAGAGTTCTTCTGGTATCATATTACTTCCCGCCGCTCGGAATGGGAGGGGTGGGGCGCCCTCTCGGTTTGTTTAAATATCTTCCTCGATTCGGTTTCGACGTAACGGTCCTTACGGTAAAAAAGATTCTTTATCCGGAGTATGACCATTCGCTGCTGGAGGATCGCGAGGACCCGAGGATAGTCCGGACCGGTTCATACGATCCGGCGCGAATGCTGTATTTGCTGGGAGTACGTACCGGCAGGGAAGGGTGGGGGCGGGGCCGAGCGAGAAGCAGATATTTTCCCGATTCGAAAATCGGATGGAAAAGGTTTGTCGTTCGCAAGGCAAAACGGCTGATTGCAGAGAGCAAATTTGATGCAATTATAACGACATCGCCGCCGATAACGGCTCATCTGGCCGGATTAGAGTTAAAGGATAAATTCGGTCTTCCCTGGATAGCCGATTTTCGGGATTTGTGGTTTTCCCGTCCGATTGAAGAAGTCTATGGGGAAATTAAGCTGGTGGAAAAAGCGAGAGAGTTGAAAGACAGGATATTGAAAGCCGCCGACGAGATAGTAGTAGTGAATAATGATATAAAGAAATATTTGGGGAAAGGGACCGTGATAACCAACGGAGCCGATCCGGGGCTCATAGATGTCTGGCGTTCAGCCAAGACTCATCCGATAAATAAATTCATGATCGGCGTACTGGGGACGATTAACAACCTATGCCCCATTGAACCGCTTTTCAAGGCCCTGGCAATTCTCGGCAATGAAAAAGGCCCGACGGATAAAGAAATTTATATAATTCATGCCGGACACTATGATAAAAGTATGATGGCAGATCTGCAGGCAAAATACGGGCTTCATGACAGGGTAGATCTGAAAGGTTATCTTCCGAGAAAAGAGGCGATTAAGACTCTGGCGGAAGCGGACCTGCTTTATCTGGGAGTAGGAGGTTTTGCCGGTCCCGATATTTTGCCGGGACGGATTTTCGACTACCTGATTTCCGGCAAACCGATTTTAGGGGTGGCCCCGGAGAAGTCCGATGCGGCTAAATTGATCCGGGAATATGATCAGGGCAAGGTTATTGCGGCCGACGATTTAGAGGGAATTGCATCATTTATTAAAGGGTTTCGGAAAGATAATGGAGCCGAACACAATTTTGCCGTGAAAGAGGCCGCTGATTTGACGAGATATACCTCGCTCGCAATGGCCGAAAAATATGCCGATATTCTGGGGCATATTATCCGATGA